From a region of the Bradyrhizobium sp. KBS0727 genome:
- a CDS encoding Maf-like protein: protein MLGRPKFVLASGSPRRLSLLNQAGIEPDALRPADVDETPKRGELPRACANRLARAKADAALKSVQLDDELRGSFILAADTVVAVGRRILPKANLVDEASQCLRLLSGRNHRVYTAVCLVTPKEAFRQRLIETRVRFKRLSEDDIQAYIGSGEWRGKAGGYAVQGIAGSFVVKMVGSYSNIVGLPLYETVTLLGGEGFPIRFGWLNAS from the coding sequence ATGCTTGGCCGTCCCAAATTCGTTCTCGCTTCCGGTTCGCCGCGACGGCTGAGCCTGCTCAACCAGGCCGGCATCGAGCCCGACGCGCTGCGTCCCGCCGACGTCGATGAAACCCCGAAGCGGGGCGAACTGCCGCGCGCCTGCGCCAATCGCCTGGCGCGCGCCAAGGCGGACGCCGCGCTGAAATCGGTTCAGCTCGACGACGAGCTGCGCGGCTCGTTCATTCTCGCGGCCGACACCGTGGTCGCGGTCGGTCGCCGCATCCTGCCCAAGGCCAACCTGGTCGACGAGGCCTCGCAGTGCCTGCGGCTGTTGTCCGGGCGCAACCACAGAGTCTACACGGCGGTGTGCCTGGTGACGCCGAAGGAGGCGTTTCGCCAGCGCCTGATCGAGACCCGCGTGCGCTTCAAGCGCCTGAGCGAGGACGACATCCAGGCCTATATCGGCTCCGGCGAATGGCGCGGCAAAGCCGGCGGTTATGCGGTGCAGGGCATCGCCGGATCGTTCGTGGTCAAGATGGTCGGCTCCTACAGCAACATCGTCGGCCTGCCGCTCTACGAAACGGTCACGCTGCTCGGCGGCGAGGGGTTCCCGATCCGCTTCGGTTGGTTGAATGCCAGCTAA
- the yacG gene encoding DNA gyrase inhibitor YacG yields the protein MPAKPPSAAGSAGDSTPSAKRCPECGKPANPATLPFCSPRCRDVDLNRWLSGSYVIPGKETDPEDAE from the coding sequence ATGCCAGCTAAGCCTCCGAGCGCGGCGGGTTCGGCCGGCGATTCGACGCCGTCGGCCAAGCGCTGCCCGGAATGCGGCAAGCCCGCGAATCCTGCCACCCTGCCGTTTTGTTCCCCGCGCTGCCGCGACGTCGATCTGAACCGCTGGCTCTCCGGCTCCTATGTCATCCCCGGCAAGGAGACCGACCCGGAAGACGCCGAATAA
- a CDS encoding DEAD/DEAH box helicase, with the protein MMLAPVLTPHGSLILRQADEALAAPSNPRLEQAFSRGPGHGLLYLGADEVGTALPPVLSYWREFAVHYVTALCALPDIAEGGTKPPVPVPTDGEFDKIAAAVPPMTGAEYLTAVVLADLWRDMDAAFDAELADAKLSVQAFLKGRHPAWNLVGRVHFNLAENRKDEVTPFAFLATYTTRLSAQAKALHVPLGRALQEYAGAKNRERLLSLLLPVQRAAEHCTWLKAMVDAGEIFHPLRWSPLQALQFLNDVPALESAGIAVRMPANWAMNRPPRPQVRATVGGRAPSQVGMDALLDFQMDVTLDGEKLSAAEIKRLLAHSDGLVLIRGKWVQVDHERLRRTLDKFEAIQRHAATDGLSFGEAMRMLAGAGIAGNGSGELADVEWSQTVAGPWLAETLAALRRPDGLARVDPSRFLQGKLRPYQLAGVQWLYLLTQLRLGACLADDMGLGKTIQVLSLLLVLKHDGAHERKPCLLVAPASLLANWASEIARFAPSLKTAVAHPSAAPAEMLGADEGNLADVDLVITSYGFLARSPWLDTASWRLVVLDEAQAIKNPAAKQTKTVKRLRADTRIALTGTPIENRLNDLWSIFDFINPGLLGSPKQFSSFVKGLADRPHSPYEPLRDLVRPYILRRLKTDKSIIADLPDKTEMKAFCSLSRKQAALYQQAVEELARQLDDVDGMQRKGVVLAFLMRLKQICNHPSQWLGDGAWAEEDSGKLARLRDILEVIAARQEKVLIFTQFKETTAPLAAFAGSVFGRAGLVLHGETEIKKRKERVSQFQADENIPFFVLSLKAGGTGLNLTAASHVIHFDRWWNPAVENQATDRAFRIGQTRNVLVHKFVCRGTVEDKIDRLIESKQQLAGDLLGGGSEMMLTEMKDEDLLKLVALDLSTATKEG; encoded by the coding sequence ATGATGCTGGCGCCGGTTCTCACTCCACACGGGTCGCTGATCCTGAGGCAGGCGGACGAAGCGCTTGCGGCCCCGTCTAATCCTCGGCTGGAGCAAGCGTTCTCGCGCGGGCCGGGGCATGGATTGTTGTACCTGGGCGCCGACGAAGTCGGGACGGCTCTGCCTCCGGTGCTGTCATACTGGCGGGAGTTTGCGGTTCACTACGTGACCGCGCTCTGCGCCCTTCCTGATATCGCAGAGGGCGGCACCAAGCCGCCTGTACCGGTCCCAACAGACGGTGAGTTTGACAAGATAGCCGCGGCCGTTCCGCCTATGACAGGCGCGGAATACCTGACGGCGGTTGTCTTGGCCGATCTATGGCGAGATATGGACGCCGCCTTCGATGCCGAACTGGCTGATGCCAAGCTCTCAGTACAGGCGTTCCTCAAAGGCCGGCATCCGGCCTGGAATCTCGTCGGGCGCGTGCACTTCAACCTTGCCGAGAACAGGAAGGATGAGGTCACGCCGTTCGCATTCCTGGCAACCTATACCACGCGGCTATCGGCTCAGGCCAAAGCCCTGCATGTACCGCTGGGTAGAGCCTTGCAGGAATATGCCGGCGCGAAGAATCGCGAGCGACTGCTGTCGCTGCTGCTGCCGGTCCAGCGAGCCGCCGAGCATTGCACATGGTTGAAGGCCATGGTCGACGCGGGCGAGATCTTTCATCCGCTGCGCTGGAGCCCACTCCAAGCCCTGCAATTCCTCAACGACGTGCCCGCGCTCGAAAGCGCCGGCATAGCCGTGCGCATGCCGGCGAATTGGGCGATGAACCGCCCTCCGCGTCCGCAGGTGCGGGCGACGGTCGGGGGACGCGCGCCGTCACAGGTGGGAATGGATGCGCTGCTCGACTTCCAGATGGACGTGACGCTCGACGGCGAAAAGCTTTCGGCGGCTGAAATCAAGCGGCTTCTGGCGCATTCGGACGGGTTGGTCCTGATCCGTGGCAAGTGGGTTCAGGTTGACCATGAACGTCTGCGCCGGACACTCGATAAATTTGAAGCGATCCAACGTCATGCCGCCACCGATGGTTTGTCGTTCGGCGAGGCGATGCGCATGCTGGCTGGGGCAGGCATCGCCGGGAACGGCTCCGGGGAACTCGCGGATGTCGAGTGGAGCCAGACCGTAGCCGGTCCGTGGCTGGCGGAGACGTTGGCTGCCCTGCGCCGCCCCGATGGGCTCGCGCGGGTCGATCCCAGTAGGTTCCTTCAGGGCAAGTTGCGGCCGTATCAATTGGCGGGTGTGCAATGGCTTTATTTGCTCACCCAACTCAGACTCGGGGCCTGCCTTGCCGACGACATGGGGCTCGGCAAGACCATCCAGGTCTTGTCGCTGCTGCTGGTCTTGAAGCATGACGGGGCACACGAGCGGAAGCCATGCCTGCTGGTGGCCCCGGCATCGCTGCTCGCCAATTGGGCGTCCGAGATCGCTCGATTTGCGCCGAGCCTCAAAACGGCCGTGGCCCATCCATCGGCCGCGCCGGCGGAGATGCTCGGCGCAGACGAGGGTAATCTAGCAGATGTGGATTTGGTCATCACGAGCTATGGTTTTCTGGCGCGCTCGCCCTGGCTGGACACCGCGTCGTGGCGATTGGTGGTGCTTGACGAAGCGCAAGCCATCAAGAACCCGGCTGCCAAACAGACCAAAACGGTCAAGCGACTTCGCGCAGATACCCGTATCGCGCTGACGGGAACGCCCATCGAGAACCGGCTCAATGACCTGTGGTCGATTTTCGACTTCATCAATCCCGGGCTGCTGGGATCGCCGAAGCAGTTTTCGTCCTTCGTCAAAGGTCTCGCCGATCGACCGCACAGCCCCTATGAACCGCTGCGCGACCTGGTGCGCCCCTACATCCTGCGGCGCCTGAAGACAGACAAGAGTATCATTGCCGACTTGCCTGACAAGACGGAAATGAAAGCCTTCTGTTCCTTGAGCCGAAAACAGGCCGCGCTCTACCAGCAAGCGGTTGAAGAATTGGCACGCCAGCTCGACGACGTCGATGGAATGCAGCGGAAAGGCGTGGTTCTCGCCTTTCTCATGCGGCTTAAGCAGATCTGCAACCATCCCTCGCAGTGGCTCGGCGACGGCGCATGGGCCGAGGAGGACAGCGGCAAGCTCGCGCGTCTGCGCGACATCCTGGAGGTGATCGCGGCACGGCAGGAGAAGGTTTTGATCTTCACCCAGTTCAAGGAGACAACGGCACCACTCGCGGCGTTCGCCGGCTCCGTGTTCGGGCGGGCCGGCCTGGTCCTGCACGGCGAGACCGAGATCAAGAAGCGCAAGGAACGGGTGAGCCAGTTCCAGGCGGATGAAAATATTCCGTTCTTCGTGCTCTCTCTCAAGGCTGGCGGCACGGGGCTCAATCTTACCGCGGCCTCGCATGTCATCCATTTCGACCGGTGGTGGAATCCGGCGGTGGAAAATCAGGCTACCGACAGAGCGTTCCGAATCGGGCAAACTAGGAATGTTCTCGTCCACAAGTTCGTTTGCCGCGGCACCGTAGAGGACAAGATCGACCGGCTGATCGAGTCGAAGCAGCAACTTGCCGGGGATTTGCTTGGCGGCGGATCTGAAATGATGCTGACCGAGATGAAGGATGAGGACCTGCTGAAGCTCGTGGCTCTCGATTTGAGCACCGCGACGAAGGAAGGGTGA
- a CDS encoding SWIM zinc finger family protein, whose amino-acid sequence MSYFEWRPYVPVAEKRRQAQRKLAKLKKRGQSVAPVTIEGRTIAKSFWGKSWCTNLECYSDFETRMPRGRTCVRNGSVLDLQIAKGEVAAMVAGSSLYKVKITVAPVTAARWKAICRDCAGEINSVVELLQGRLAKGVMDRVCRLGDGLFPSPEEIKLSCSCPDWADMCKHVAATLYGVGARLDERPQLLFELRGVDEHELLANAGQDLALTRAAPGAAKILDNSDVAALFGLEMAEPAVPDAAVPTAPKRHPRSGTSRASKTQVVKKAAVKKKSNPPRATRTKSGDKMASPAGATKGGARPRHFA is encoded by the coding sequence ATGAGCTATTTTGAATGGCGCCCTTATGTGCCGGTGGCCGAGAAACGGCGGCAGGCGCAGCGCAAGCTGGCAAAGCTCAAGAAGCGAGGGCAATCCGTCGCTCCCGTGACGATCGAGGGCCGCACGATTGCCAAGAGTTTCTGGGGCAAGTCCTGGTGCACCAACCTCGAGTGCTATAGCGACTTCGAGACTCGGATGCCGCGCGGCCGAACCTGTGTCCGCAACGGCTCTGTCCTTGACCTGCAAATCGCCAAGGGCGAGGTCGCAGCGATGGTCGCAGGTTCTTCGCTCTACAAGGTCAAGATCACCGTTGCGCCGGTCACAGCCGCGCGCTGGAAGGCCATCTGCCGGGATTGCGCAGGAGAGATCAACTCCGTAGTTGAACTCCTTCAAGGCCGCCTGGCCAAAGGCGTCATGGACCGCGTCTGCCGGCTGGGCGACGGCCTTTTCCCATCGCCCGAGGAAATCAAGCTGTCTTGCAGCTGTCCCGACTGGGCCGATATGTGCAAGCACGTTGCGGCGACGCTCTATGGCGTTGGCGCCAGGCTCGACGAAAGGCCTCAACTTCTCTTCGAACTGCGCGGCGTCGACGAACATGAATTGCTTGCCAATGCCGGGCAAGATCTTGCGCTAACACGAGCAGCGCCCGGCGCGGCGAAAATACTCGATAACAGCGATGTCGCAGCGCTGTTCGGGTTGGAAATGGCCGAACCCGCTGTTCCTGATGCTGCCGTTCCCACCGCCCCAAAACGGCATCCGCGTTCGGGCACGTCGAGAGCAAGCAAGACGCAGGTCGTGAAAAAGGCTGCCGTGAAAAAGAAAAGTAACCCACCCCGTGCAACGCGGACCAAGTCGGGGGACAAAATGGCAAGTCCAGCCGGCGCCACGAAGGGAGGCGCGCGACCTCGGCATTTTGCCTAA
- a CDS encoding trans-aconitate 2-methyltransferase — protein sequence MRTAAEFNLYYATPDPWHISHARFRDKVLRRRLKRLIRGKSVLELGCGEGHLTDAVFDKARSVVGIDISDVAIARAKSLNLPNARFECADFLQKSFEGYDVITAIECVYYLSFQEREVFLKKVAKEHPGKILLLSGPIVDYRRHFSHRRLMIEFTALGFAPLKFSNLSVYWYPPSSRIVANLIKLPLAYALLDWLPEAMIYQRLYVLRAPNRP from the coding sequence ATGCGAACAGCTGCAGAATTCAATCTCTATTACGCGACCCCTGATCCCTGGCATATTTCCCACGCGCGATTCAGGGACAAGGTCTTGCGCCGACGGCTGAAGCGGTTGATCCGGGGCAAATCCGTTCTTGAACTCGGTTGCGGTGAAGGCCACTTGACCGATGCCGTTTTTGACAAGGCACGATCCGTCGTTGGCATCGACATAAGCGACGTGGCAATTGCTCGCGCTAAATCGCTGAACCTGCCAAATGCCAGATTTGAATGCGCTGATTTTTTACAAAAGTCATTCGAGGGTTACGACGTGATCACAGCCATCGAATGCGTCTACTATCTGTCCTTCCAGGAGCGGGAAGTTTTTCTGAAGAAAGTTGCCAAGGAACACCCCGGCAAAATACTTCTGCTTTCGGGTCCGATCGTCGACTACAGAAGACACTTCAGTCATAGGCGATTGATGATCGAGTTCACGGCGCTCGGGTTTGCTCCCCTTAAATTCTCCAACCTTTCCGTTTATTGGTATCCGCCTTCATCCAGAATTGTCGCTAACCTGATCAAGCTGCCGCTTGCATACGCCTTGCTTGACTGGTTGCCGGAGGCGATGATCTATCAAAGGCTATACGTGCTTCGAGCACCGAACCGCCCCTGA
- a CDS encoding ABC transporter substrate-binding protein: MAAVNRRATHVWPRLAALAIAACLSLLPWHQAAALEQVSLQLKWKHQFQFAGYYQALEQGFYRDAGLDVAIREGGPDIDVAETVAGGNADFGVCNVSVLGEWAKGRRLVVLAAIFQHSPAVILVPRRADISSVSELRGRTLMDTPGSDEIAAMLKRAGIDYAALPRVDHHGDPRDLLAGRADAMVAYSTNEPFVLEQLGAAYRTFSPAASGVDFYGDNLCTSEAEAKAHPDRVEAFRVATIKGWAYALAHKEPTVDLILRSYSQKKSREALLFEAEHTATLVGRDPDRIGEQDPARWRRIAATYHNLGFIADATLPQPLIWDSEDGNPRRWLLLLAVGVALAALVWFANRRRRFLQGLRARLGALPFFARIARPRLSLIMSLLFIGLSIPVLIFILIYNYNKNSAGMVSILNDAVAQTSQAGVERTQNLIESTESPLRFIAQVAAVDPGYFRTEQSNDLLYRALTSAAHIDAVYASFEDGYHRVVTRIDEDRRRSDPRIPAAANWHASYIDAITFALSRIRHRKFFDIWPHLVGQYDVPTDMDIKMLPGYQAAKVTRTLVVTEPSINPDTGFPILYVRVPIYRGVDFLGCATANITMDVLSSFLSEHRASAHSTTLIADRSDGKIIAFPNKQKGVRIKDGVLRVTTLADIDDPDVREAHHQHTLAARDRFVFRSSATGADLIAAFANFPDGFGQPWQVITLTPIDDFVGTLKATNRLMMVIIIVLTVIELFFIYFAARRLSLPVENVSRQLQEIESLHFDTPEAQPSNIREIARLESAASLLRTSLKSFSSFVPLDVVRQLIKSGIPLTLGVEPRPLTVFFSDLENFSSHSERLAPNDLLIQISTYLEEVSGAISEEGGTIDKFIGDGVMAFWNAPVLRPDHVLRACAGALRASRRMERVNDTWEAEGRPRIRIRIGLNCATVLVGNVGSSTRLSYTALGDGVNVAARLEGINKLFGTTICISDSVYDQAKADILVRPLKRVQVKGRKSEFMIYELLAFRASNDPDLRVRDRDEELSAMTWLASQKFEAGDFAAAKRAYEALLESFPGDSVAKLMLKECEEHAVSQRKSVSSQ; this comes from the coding sequence TTGGCCGCTGTCAACCGCCGAGCGACCCACGTCTGGCCGAGGCTTGCTGCGCTGGCCATCGCTGCATGCCTATCGCTTCTGCCATGGCATCAAGCCGCTGCGCTCGAACAAGTTTCCCTGCAGCTCAAATGGAAGCATCAGTTTCAGTTCGCCGGCTACTATCAGGCGCTTGAGCAGGGATTCTATCGCGACGCCGGTCTCGACGTCGCCATCCGCGAGGGCGGTCCCGATATCGACGTCGCCGAAACGGTTGCCGGCGGCAATGCCGATTTTGGCGTCTGCAACGTCAGCGTCTTGGGCGAATGGGCGAAGGGCCGGCGGCTGGTCGTTCTGGCTGCTATCTTCCAGCACTCCCCGGCCGTCATTCTGGTGCCGCGCCGGGCCGACATCAGCAGCGTGTCGGAATTGCGCGGCCGCACGCTGATGGACACGCCCGGCAGTGACGAGATCGCCGCGATGCTGAAGCGCGCAGGGATTGATTACGCGGCACTCCCGCGCGTCGATCACCACGGCGACCCGCGCGATCTCCTGGCCGGTCGGGCCGACGCGATGGTTGCCTACAGCACCAACGAGCCGTTCGTCCTTGAACAGCTCGGTGCGGCCTACCGTACCTTCTCACCCGCCGCATCCGGGGTCGATTTTTACGGCGATAATCTGTGCACTTCAGAGGCGGAGGCGAAAGCCCACCCGGACCGGGTCGAGGCTTTCAGGGTGGCTACCATAAAGGGATGGGCCTACGCCTTGGCGCACAAGGAGCCGACCGTCGACCTGATCCTCAGGAGCTATTCGCAAAAGAAGAGCCGCGAAGCGCTGCTGTTTGAGGCAGAGCACACAGCGACGCTGGTTGGCCGCGACCCCGATCGGATCGGCGAGCAAGATCCCGCGCGCTGGCGGCGCATCGCCGCGACCTACCACAATCTCGGTTTTATCGCCGACGCGACGCTGCCGCAGCCACTGATTTGGGACAGCGAGGACGGCAACCCGCGGCGCTGGCTGCTGTTACTGGCGGTCGGTGTGGCGTTGGCGGCGCTGGTTTGGTTTGCCAACAGGCGTCGTCGCTTCCTGCAGGGTTTGCGGGCCCGGCTGGGCGCGCTTCCGTTTTTCGCCAGGATCGCGCGACCGAGGCTGAGCCTGATCATGTCGTTGCTCTTCATCGGCCTCAGCATTCCGGTTCTCATTTTTATCTTGATCTACAATTACAACAAGAATTCCGCCGGCATGGTGTCGATCCTGAACGATGCGGTCGCGCAGACCAGCCAGGCCGGCGTCGAGCGCACCCAGAACCTGATCGAAAGCACGGAAAGCCCGCTGCGCTTTATCGCCCAGGTGGCCGCCGTCGATCCCGGGTATTTTCGCACCGAGCAAAGCAATGATCTGTTGTACCGGGCCTTGACCTCGGCTGCACATATCGACGCCGTCTATGCCAGCTTCGAGGATGGCTACCATCGCGTGGTTACCCGAATCGACGAGGACCGCAGGCGTAGCGACCCTCGTATTCCGGCGGCTGCGAACTGGCACGCCAGCTACATCGATGCGATCACCTTTGCGCTTTCACGAATCCGCCATCGCAAATTCTTCGATATCTGGCCGCATCTGGTAGGTCAGTACGATGTCCCAACCGACATGGACATAAAGATGTTGCCCGGCTATCAGGCGGCCAAGGTCACCAGGACGCTCGTCGTGACCGAGCCCTCGATCAATCCCGACACCGGTTTTCCCATTCTCTATGTGCGTGTCCCGATCTATCGAGGTGTCGACTTCCTTGGCTGCGCAACGGCCAACATCACCATGGACGTCCTATCGAGCTTTCTCAGCGAGCACCGGGCCAGCGCACACAGCACTACCCTGATCGCGGACCGCAGCGATGGTAAAATTATCGCCTTCCCGAACAAGCAGAAAGGCGTACGCATCAAGGATGGTGTCCTTAGGGTCACAACTCTGGCTGACATCGACGATCCGGACGTGCGTGAGGCTCATCACCAGCACACCCTTGCCGCCCGCGACCGCTTCGTTTTCCGATCGTCAGCAACCGGAGCAGATTTGATCGCAGCCTTCGCTAATTTCCCGGATGGCTTCGGGCAGCCCTGGCAGGTGATTACGCTGACGCCTATCGACGATTTCGTGGGAACGTTGAAGGCGACCAATCGGCTAATGATGGTGATCATCATCGTCCTCACGGTCATCGAGCTGTTCTTCATCTATTTCGCGGCCCGTCGGCTATCGCTGCCCGTCGAAAACGTGTCCCGGCAATTGCAGGAAATCGAAAGTCTGCATTTCGACACACCCGAGGCGCAGCCATCCAATATCCGGGAGATTGCGCGGCTGGAATCCGCGGCCTCTCTGCTGCGGACCTCGCTTAAATCGTTCTCCTCCTTCGTTCCGCTTGACGTGGTCCGCCAGCTCATCAAGTCGGGCATTCCGCTGACCCTCGGCGTCGAGCCACGGCCTCTCACCGTGTTCTTCTCCGACCTTGAGAACTTCTCCAGCCATTCCGAGCGTCTCGCGCCCAATGACCTTCTGATTCAGATCTCGACCTATCTCGAGGAAGTTTCCGGCGCGATCTCCGAGGAGGGCGGAACCATCGACAAGTTCATCGGCGACGGCGTCATGGCATTCTGGAATGCTCCGGTTCTGCGCCCCGACCATGTTCTTCGCGCGTGCGCGGGCGCCTTGCGCGCGTCACGGCGCATGGAGCGCGTCAACGATACCTGGGAGGCCGAAGGACGACCGCGAATCCGAATCCGGATTGGACTGAATTGCGCCACCGTCCTGGTTGGCAACGTCGGCTCGTCAACCCGGCTGAGCTACACCGCGCTGGGCGACGGCGTAAACGTCGCCGCGCGGCTCGAAGGCATCAACAAGCTGTTTGGCACCACGATCTGCATCAGCGACAGCGTGTACGATCAGGCAAAGGCCGACATACTCGTCCGGCCGCTCAAGCGCGTTCAGGTGAAGGGCCGCAAGAGCGAGTTCATGATCTATGAACTGCTCGCTTTTCGCGCCAGTAACGATCCGGACCTGAGGGTCCGTGATCGGGACGAGGAACTGAGTGCGATGACCTGGCTTGCCTCGCAAAAGTTCGAGGCCGGAGATTTTGCTGCGGCGAAGCGAGCCTATGAGGCTCTCCTGGAAAGCTTTCCCGGCGATTCCGTGGCCAAGCTCATGCTGAAAGAATGCGAGGAGCACGCGGTTTCCCAGAGAAAGTCGGTTAGTAGTCAATGA
- a CDS encoding formylglycine-generating enzyme family protein encodes MIRIPGGTFRMGSDKHYPEEAPVHRVTVDSFFIDPTPVTNRQFKEFVKATGHVTFAQIRPDPKDYPGALPHMLYAGSLVFSPPARPVDLRNWGEWWTFLKGADWRHPYGSKSNINNLDSHPVVHISFADALAYARWAGKDLPTEAEWEYAARGGLDGAEYAWGDEFTPGGTHRANTWQGEFPRQNLGEDGYERTSPVTTFLPNGYGVYDMIGNVWEWTADWYTQKHDADAPKACCIPENPRGGAEAGSYDPRQPNIKIPRKVIKGGSHLCAPNYCRRYRPAARHAEAVDTSTSHLGFRCVVRR; translated from the coding sequence ATGATCCGGATTCCGGGCGGCACCTTTCGCATGGGATCGGACAAGCATTATCCCGAGGAGGCGCCGGTTCATCGCGTCACCGTCGACTCGTTTTTCATCGACCCCACGCCGGTGACGAACCGGCAATTCAAGGAGTTCGTGAAAGCGACCGGCCATGTCACCTTTGCCCAGATACGGCCCGATCCCAAGGATTATCCGGGGGCCTTGCCGCACATGCTTTACGCGGGCTCGCTGGTGTTTTCGCCGCCCGCGCGTCCGGTCGACCTGCGCAATTGGGGAGAGTGGTGGACCTTTTTGAAAGGCGCCGACTGGCGGCATCCCTACGGTTCGAAGAGCAACATCAACAATCTCGATAGCCATCCCGTGGTGCACATCTCGTTTGCCGATGCGTTGGCCTATGCGCGCTGGGCCGGCAAGGATCTGCCGACCGAAGCCGAGTGGGAATACGCGGCGCGGGGCGGACTCGACGGCGCCGAATACGCCTGGGGCGATGAGTTCACGCCCGGCGGCACGCATCGGGCCAATACGTGGCAGGGCGAATTTCCGCGGCAAAATCTGGGCGAAGATGGCTACGAGCGGACCTCGCCGGTCACGACGTTTCTGCCGAACGGCTACGGTGTCTACGACATGATCGGAAATGTCTGGGAATGGACCGCGGACTGGTACACGCAGAAGCACGATGCCGACGCGCCGAAGGCCTGCTGCATTCCGGAAAATCCGCGCGGCGGTGCCGAGGCAGGCAGCTACGATCCGCGCCAGCCCAACATCAAGATTCCCCGCAAGGTAATCAAGGGCGGCTCGCATCTGTGTGCGCCGAACTACTGCCGCCGTTACCGGCCTGCCGCCCGGCACGCCGAAGCGGTCGACACCTCGACGAGCCACCTCGGATTTCGCTGCGTGGTCCGGCGCTGA
- a CDS encoding PilZ domain-containing protein yields the protein MESKRNNDRRRTLKAGSITFNGAGIDCLVRNLSDTGAALEVENQVGIPPAFELVISADHLIRHCQVIWRREKRIGIVFG from the coding sequence ATGGAGAGCAAGCGAAACAACGACCGTCGCCGGACGCTGAAGGCCGGATCAATCACGTTCAACGGTGCAGGAATCGATTGTCTCGTCCGAAATCTCTCGGATACCGGCGCCGCCCTTGAGGTTGAGAACCAGGTTGGCATCCCGCCGGCATTTGAGCTCGTCATCTCCGCTGACCACCTCATTCGGCATTGCCAGGTCATTTGGCGCAGGGAAAAGCGGATTGGCATCGTCTTCGGTTGA
- a CDS encoding LysR family transcriptional regulator has product MNRHHPLNVPIEIVRTIVAISETGSLSKAAERLGLSQPAVSSQIKRIQHLLGGQVFTRTANGTTPTALGKLVLSQARKMLEANDQMLRLGGSADGPQPVRVGISTLFVKQFFQHQNAETLADVVVHADNSAGISRGLVEGYIDIACTYENAETAEAIRATVVHERLESFVWVRSKDFVLRPGAPIPILTWPGDDLMIASLTRLGMSYKIVFSSPDIHSKLAALEAGIGVSALPARLIPPSLMQAKEYYLPELRPVKVLLCARPEIDAARSARLLELLSSLFFKSP; this is encoded by the coding sequence ATGAACAGGCACCATCCATTGAACGTACCGATCGAGATCGTGCGCACGATCGTCGCCATTTCGGAGACAGGAAGCTTGTCGAAGGCGGCGGAAAGGCTTGGCCTCAGCCAACCGGCCGTCAGTTCCCAAATAAAACGCATCCAACACCTGCTTGGAGGGCAGGTCTTTACAAGGACCGCCAACGGCACCACTCCGACAGCCTTGGGCAAGCTGGTCCTCAGCCAGGCACGCAAGATGCTGGAAGCCAATGACCAGATGTTACGTCTCGGAGGCTCCGCGGATGGCCCTCAACCGGTACGAGTCGGGATCAGTACGCTATTTGTGAAGCAGTTCTTTCAGCACCAGAATGCGGAGACCCTGGCGGACGTTGTCGTCCACGCTGACAATTCGGCTGGAATCAGCCGGGGTCTCGTCGAAGGCTACATCGACATTGCGTGCACCTATGAAAACGCCGAAACCGCGGAAGCCATCCGCGCAACCGTCGTCCATGAGCGCCTTGAGAGTTTCGTCTGGGTTCGTTCAAAGGATTTCGTCCTGCGGCCGGGGGCGCCGATTCCAATTTTGACGTGGCCGGGCGATGACTTGATGATTGCCAGCCTGACGCGTCTTGGCATGTCCTACAAAATCGTCTTTAGCAGCCCCGACATTCACTCCAAGCTGGCGGCGCTTGAGGCCGGTATTGGGGTCTCCGCTCTGCCGGCCCGCCTGATTCCGCCATCGCTGATGCAAGCCAAAGAGTATTACCTTCCGGAACTCCGCCCGGTCAAAGTGTTGCTGTGCGCTCGACCGGAAATCGATGCGGCGCGATCCGCCAGGCTTCTGGAGCTGTTGTCTTCCCTGTTCTTCAAGAGTCCCTAA